The Gorilla gorilla gorilla isolate KB3781 chromosome 23, NHGRI_mGorGor1-v2.1_pri, whole genome shotgun sequence genomic interval AGCAGAGGGGCACCCCAACGGCCTGGAGACCTGGAGTCCTGGGCAGCCACAAGAGAGCTGGGCTACCTTTCCAGGTGGtctagaaggaaaaggaaggtgaGCAGGTTGGCCTCCGGCAGGGACGACAGCAGGTTGAGCATGCAGCTCTTCTTTGCAACTGGGTCTGAGAGAGCTGCAGGAGGCAGTGGGTTACTCCTCTGGGTTACGACAAGCCGGAGACCTCTCCCGAGGTGGTCACACGGAGCACCCGGGACACGAGTCCTTGCGCAGTTTAGGCTTGTCATCATCGTCACACCCACAGCGCTGGCCACCAGTGAGGACCCTGTGAGGGGCACCTGTGTGGGGTGTGAACCACCTGAACGCCTTTTCTCTACCTCGCAGGGGTCAGCAGCACCCGGtgaacagcagcaggaggagCCGCTAGAGCAGCTGCTCGTGGGCAGAGCTGCCCTTGGACAACTcctgccaccaccccctccccagagGAGCCCAAGGCAGGGGAGGCTCAGCATGGAATGAAACAGGGGAGTGAGGGACACAAGGAGGTGGGAAGTGGGAGGGTCCCAGCCCCACCAAGTACGCAGAGACCCCCTCGTCGTCCTGGACACCACAGGGGCACCTGCAGGCTGGGAGACCAGGTCCTCTGCGCATGGGCCCGGGAGGCAGACCTGCCCCAAGGGTGATGCAGAGGCCACAGGTGCTGCACGCACCAGCACCCACTATAGACATCAGCCTCCAGGTTGACTAAGGGTCAGGTCATGTTTGAAACCATGCTTGGCTGGACCAGGACCCATGGCAAGAGCACCTGGGCACCAGTGTTTAGCCCTGGTCTGCAGGAAGGAGGACAGCAGACTTTAGGACCCCACAGCACGGCAGTGCTGACCATTTCACCCACTTGGCCTCCTTGAGGAATAGGGACGGGGAGCCCTCTGGGGATGGGCAAGGCCTTCCAGGACAGGCTCGGTTCTGGTCCCCTGCTTTTTGAGGTTGGGTTAAAATGCCGACCATGGCAGAGGGGTTACAGCTCAGGTTCCCACACCTCGCTTTTCACAGCCTCCGAGGGCAGCAGTGCACGTGGAGGAGACGTCTCCCATGAGGCCAAGGCCTCCAGTGCTCACCGATGCCCTCTGCGAAGTTGGGGTAGAACTCGTCAGTGAAGAGGGGCTCGGGCAGCTCACGGAAGTACAGCTTCAGCGTGCCTGCGATGGCGTTCATGTCCGTCTCGCTCATCATCACCGACACGTCCTTGTTATCTGGAAAGAGCAGGGAAATGCAGCGGCCTCCTTGAAGATCCTGAGTGAGTCACCCACCATCCCTGCCTTGGCTAAAGCACCGTCCCTGCCATGCTGACCACTGTGTGGGTCCCTCCTGGGCTTTGAGCAGCTCATCTGACTCCTCCCAAGAGCTGTGCATGGTTCTGTGCCTGCAGAGTTGATAGGGGTGCGTGGGCATTCCCATTCCTCTCCCCTGCTTGGCCTGATGTGATGGCCAGGAGGAGGCCAGCGTGGCAGGACACAGTGCCTGCGTGGGGATTGGGTGGCTCTGCCCTGTACATAGCAACCACCCCTGCACCAGTGTCTTCTGATAGCAGGAAGGCCGTGGGAGAATCTGATTGGTTTCAGTGTTTGAACCGGTGTCTTCCTTTGGACCCAATTGGCCATTGGTGCTTACATCCTCACCACAGGCCAGGTTCATTCTGGGCCCCCAGAGGGAGCTGAAACTACCACAGGGCCCTCCCAGGGATGATTCTAGGGGTCCTGGTCAGGGTGGGTGGTGTGTGCTGCAAAGAAGGGTCTGCAGGCACAAAATCCTGTTGCTTTGAAGATGCTGGGAAGGACCCTCTGGGGTCTCAGTGCCCTCCCCTGGCATTTGAGGCAGGTCTGGGTCCTTCAAAGCCTGTGAGGGTTGGTGAGATGGAGGCGGAGATGCTGCAGCCCCGGCCTGCGCTGAATTTCATCAGTGCCCTCTGCCCACCACATCCTCATACAGGGCAGTGGACAGACCGCACTGAGTCCTGGGCTTCCACCTCCTGTCCACCCCCAAGGCAGGAAGGCCAAGTCCCCACAGAAGCCCCTGGTCCACTCCACCAAGTGGCATGAGTGGGTACGATGGTGTAAAAACTGGCTCCTATGGAAGCTGTTTGTACaactcttgttttctctttttttaaaataatacaacagtaaatgaagaaaagacacagagaaggaTGTGACATGCCTGGGCCATGGAGCACTCTGAGATCTCATCGCGGACACCACTGCCCACACCTCCATCCCGTCCTGCGCAGGCCGACACTCACTGACGTCGAAGGCTGCCTTCAGTGCCTGGATGTCCGTGGCCACACCGGACACGCGGTAGATGCCCACCTCCTCCATGCCTCGGCGCTCGATCTCCTCCACGCACTGGCGCACGATGTAGGGCACCTTGGACCTCTCTCTCCTGCGGGAGGAGGGAATGTTCTCAGCGTCCTAACAGCCCTGCTTGGGCCATAACACAGGAGACCTGCTCCCTATCTGCACACCCGGAGGTGGGGTGAGGACGGTGACGAAGGTACCCAGGTCTGGGGCTGCACACAGAGCCTTCTGCATGCCTGTCCTCCCTCTGCAAGCTCTGTCCTCATTGCATGTACTTTCTCAGGAACCTTTCAAGCGGCCAGAACCCCTGCGAATCACACATGATCTTTGCGGGAAGGTCAGGAGGCCTGTCTAAGTCAAGTCAGCACGGGAAGGGCATCTGACAGATTCCAGGCCTGGGGTTAGCAGCCTGTGCCCCCAGCTGGGAGGTCAGACCCGGTGTTGGTCCTGCCACCCACGTGCTGTGTGAGAGGAGAATCCCTGACCCCTGCCCTGGGCCTTAACACACATCTGACGAATGAATGAAGGGTTGCCTCAGCACCGGTGCTCCAAGTCCTGCGATGCGAAGTGCTTTTCTCCCCTGAGTCTTAGCAATGGACAATTCCAATACCTCCACACAGGACACTAGAGTAAGAATCCTTCACAGTTAGAATGCAGTGCTGTGCGGAGGCCTTAACTTGAGTTCTGTTTTGCACCTGGATTTACCAGCACATCAAAGCTGCTTCGCAAGCCCCCTCATTAGCAGGGCTTATCTGGGGGAGCTGCTGATGGAGTCCTCGCTGCTCGTGCCCACAgccctcccagagtgctatgCGAGTGGCTGCCATGCAGTTGGGGGTGGGGCGTGGTGTTTAGACACAGATAGGAGTCCAGGGTATGACTGATGGATGCCCCGGCCCACGTGACCAGCAAGGTCAGAGGCCCAGCCAGATTCCATCCTGGGGAAGCAAATGAATTCTCAGAGGAATTGGTCTGTGTCTGCATGAACTGCTCTCAAACCAACAAACAGGCTTCTCTTGGCAACTGACTCATGACAAAGGGGCAGGGGTTACAACCATTCAACAGGAATCTGGGACTGTGACTAATTCCAAGCAAGGGCAGAAAACCCTGCACTTGGGCAGTTCCTGGAGCCAGCCTACTGCTTCCAAGCAAGGTGGCAAGGACATTCCTGAGCTGGTTTGCAGGAAACACAGGAGGTAGTTGAACACGCAGTGTTCCCTGGGGCCTGACCTCACCGTGCAGTGGCCACGCACAGAGAGGAGAGACCCACACATGCTCTTTTCTGCAGAAACAGCTGAAGGGACAGGCACCCTCAGTGCGTGAGCCCAAGCCCCTCCCCACTCACTTGGTGACCACAGCAATCTTGACTCTGAAGATCCTTGTCTGTTTTTGGGACGGCATCCTCTTCAAGCTGAACTCCCTGCTGTTGAACTTGACCGAGAGCTTTACTTCGATCTACAGTGGGGAGAAGGGGCACAGTCCTCTAATCCTTCTGGTCCTCATAGGCCAAGGTCCCAAGGACCCCTGGGAGTCTCATCAAATATTTCCACCCCCAAGGCATGCAGAGGTCTCAGCATGAGGTGGAGTCGCCCCTCGGGGAAGCCCCTAGTCTACTTTAGCAAGAGCCAGGATTGTTGAAGATGATGTAAACGACTGGTTTCTGCAGAACCATCTCCTAAAATCCCCACTGCTTCTCTTGcttgcttacttttttttaagatatgggatcttgcaatgttgcccaggctgtaatcaaactcttgggctccagtgattctcctggctcagcctccagagtagctgagattatagtgTACTGTGACCAGCTTTCTCTTAGTACCAATTAAAAATTAAGTAGGAAAGACAGAATAATGTAAGAAAAAGCCAAGAAtctcaaatattaacattttaccatTTATACCCGGGCCTTTTTGGGTGTGTCATTGCTTTTAAGGTCTAAACCTTTCTGGGGTAGCTAAAGACAAATCAGGGGTCTCCATTTCTATGGGCAGCCCCCAGGTCCCTGAGTGGAGGCCCCACCTGTCCTGGTGGTGCCATGAGACCTTTGTTTGAGGAGGGATGCTCAGGGCCTGGCtggcaactgcattccagccaatgAATGACGATTCCCGTGCATGGTGATTCTGCTCTTGGGGGCCCTCCCTCCTCCAACCAGGCTCCCTCTCAGATGCCGCCTCAGGCTCAGCCACCTCTGACTGATTTGAAATGAACAGAGGCCACCCTATCCTTCTGGGGGAAGTGGGCACCAGGAGAGTCCCA includes:
- the LOC129529618 gene encoding breakpoint cluster region protein-like isoform X6, coding for MNGIEVKLSVKFNSREFSLKRMPSQKQTRIFRVKIAVVTKRERSKVPYIVRQCVEEIERRGMEEVGIYRVSGVATDIQALKAAFDVNNKDVSVMMSETDMNAIAGTLKLYFRELPEPLFTDEFYPNFAEGIALSDPVAKKSCMLNLLSSLPEANLLTFLFLLDHLERVAEKEVVNKMSLHNLATVFGPTRLWPSEKESKLPANPSQPITMTDSRSLEVMSQVWEDSLQPMQPQPDRGGLCLPHPQSCPSSDLHCMWWWLRFRERDLPRFAWMGVIGGAQATSWSCWCTLLGA